The DNA window ACGATCAAGGCGTTCCGCAAACGGGCCGGCCTGACCCAGGAGCAGCTCCGGCCGCTGGTCGGGTACTCCGTCCAGTACGTGGCGTCGGTCGAGCAGGGCCGCCGCCACCCGTCCACGAAGTTCGTGGACAAGGCGGAGGAGGTGCTGGACGGGTTCGGCGTCATCCGCATCGCGGCGAAGAAGCTGTCGCGGCGGCGGGGGTTGGCGAGGTGGTTCCGCCGGTGGGCGGAGCTGGAGGAGGACGCGATCGCCCTCAACACGTACGAGTGCCGGTCGATACCGGGGCTGTTACAGACGGAGGCCTACGCGCGGGCCCAGATCCGGGACGTGCCGCCGCTGGCGACGCCGGAGGAGGCGGAGGCGCGCGTCACCTTCCGGCTGGCGCGCCAGGCGGTGCTCCGCAAGACCCCGTACGTCGCCTTCAGCTTCATCATCGAACAGGCGGTGATCGAGCGGCAGACGGGCGGACCGGAGGTGACGCGCGCGCTGATCGACCACCTGCTGGAGGTGGGGAAGCTGCCCAATGTGGACCTCCAGATCATGCCGATAATCAGCCCGGAGCACGCGGGCACCGACGGCCCCTTCTGCCTCCTAGAGTCCCGGGAGCACGAGTGGCTGGGCTACACCGAAGGTCCGCAGACGGGCCAGGTCATCTCTGG is part of the Streptomyces subrutilus genome and encodes:
- a CDS encoding helix-turn-helix domain-containing protein, whose amino-acid sequence is MTSVDESGDAEVEPDDDLRNFGETIKAFRKRAGLTQEQLRPLVGYSVQYVASVEQGRRHPSTKFVDKAEEVLDGFGVIRIAAKKLSRRRGLARWFRRWAELEEDAIALNTYECRSIPGLLQTEAYARAQIRDVPPLATPEEAEARVTFRLARQAVLRKTPYVAFSFIIEQAVIERQTGGPEVTRALIDHLLEVGKLPNVDLQIMPIISPEHAGTDGPFCLLESREHEWLGYTEGPQTGQVISGPKAVSSLHQQYAKLRIQALNPADSMGLLMRMRGSL